One Helianthus annuus cultivar XRQ/B chromosome 7, HanXRQr2.0-SUNRISE, whole genome shotgun sequence genomic region harbors:
- the LOC110866431 gene encoding uncharacterized protein LOC110866431: protein MTNGLSNPRNHASSSSASTKAEKRKEYQKRYYAARKENNKVSKFGSGDAPQSASSISLMNNRSTERTLLRSLQTNITQFLQTTNENASSVSTTKCKEYNEGCSNTPNDNGMRISNGSQVNQTPIDDVIDVVRHRTSRGIQIHPRTLLPQFAEVVDQPSLQHGSVEDDPYNFVYNGVPGEHRVLKERGACPNCGAKRFQFEFDTFCCMSGKTVLANLEIPEELYRLFTSQDEIGDLFRQNIRAYNTNFSFASMGVTLDDTLNNMRDGVYTFRAHKGIYHRIDQLVPRDGTPRYLQLYFYDPDTELDHRLRWPNLDRRITQILTRVLSTNPYVDTFRRLAELGPLDNYRVTLNTSVELDQRVYNRPTTSEVAGIWVEGNDNITSYKRSIVVYGRSEYRQTIQPYFSCYDPLSYPLFFPNGESGWHANIPRQGVSINEVRNNDNIEGEMEEANTRSGRTTVAMREYYCYKFQIRSTDNVLLFGGRLLQQFVVDVYIKIETSRLEFCERNQEKIRVELYQGIVDCVNTGEVHANRVGKRIVLPASFIGGPRDMRRRFLDAMTSVQDDGKPDVFLTMTCNPKWPEICDNLHVGQTATDRPDLVSRVFRAKLEDLKDQLFKKHVLGEVKSYVYVIEFQKRGLPHAHFLLIMYPQHKINNADHYDKVVCAEIPNKLTHPRLHEMVVKHMIHGPCGNLRSSSPCMQGDPKICRFHYPRQFNEQTTQGEDSYPLYRRRDTGIEVDLRGQTLDNRWVVPYNPRLLMMFNCHMNVEVCSSIKSVKYLFKYVYKGHDKQVIQVDQSEPGVVINEIKRFQDARYISPPEAMWRIFSFSLSQIFPAVLALQLHLPNNQMVRFRDDDLMPNIVDRERDKRTMLTAFFDQNRNDETARVHLYKDFPKHYTWNGSTRRWSRRFGKKQRGRIVSANPAEGERYYLRLLLSNVRGPTSFEHLCTVNGQRCATFRKAALELGLIEDDEYLSQCLEEASTFQFPNALRRLFATIMIFCQPGDIRKLWNDHFDSLSEDHRLHCQSIERVQNMVLTEISVLVQSMGKNFNEFDLPKITDDVNLQDAGYRELQEEYGIVLEPEHLSAKHSLNPDQKNVFDEIMMHVDNDLPGVFFIDGPGGTGKTFLYIALLAEIRSRGLIALATASSGAAANNMPGGRTARSRFKIPLNLENNSMCNIKKQSGAAKLIRSAKIIIWDEASMAKRQAIKAVDRTFQDIIGVSLPFGGKIMVMGGDFRQVLPVIKRGTRAQIVDSSVRMSPLWSLTKKMRLTINMRALKDPWFSKFLLRVGDGTEEPIEGNYIRIPDDMTIQCNNRENAIKELIHAIFPSIEDNVYSSDYIISRAILSTKNDSVDEINNQMIEIFQGEEKVYYSFDEAEDDQRNFYPVEFLNSLNSVNMPEKEFFCQESL, encoded by the exons ATGACTAATGGACTCTCAAACCCTCGAAATCATGCTTCTAGCTCGAGTGCATCTACTAAAGCTGAAAAACGAAAAGAGTATCAAAAAAGATACTATGCTGCACGCAAAGAAAATAACAAAGTATCTAAATTTGGGAGTGGTGATGCCCCCCAAAGTGCTTCATCAATATCTTTAATGAATAATAGGTCAACAGAAAGGACACTGTTAAGAAGTTTACAAACTAATATTACTCAATTTCTACAAACAACAAATGAGAACGCCTCAAGTGTTTCTACTACAAAATGCAAGGAGTACAATGAAGGATGTTCTAATACACCAAACGATAATGGAATGCGTATTTCAAATGGCAGTCAAGTCAACCAAACCCCGATAGATGATGTAATTGACGTAGTCAGGCATAGAACATCACGAG GTATTCAAATTCATCCGCGTACTTTATTACCCCAATTTGCTGAAGTAGTTGATCAACCTTCCCTCCAACATGGGAGCGTAGAAGATGATCCTTATAATTTTGTTTACAATGGTGTACCTGGAGAGCATCGTGTTTTAAAGGAACGAGGCGCATGTCCTAATTGTGGAGCAAAACGATTTCAATTTGAATTTGATACCTTTTGTTGTATGAGTGGGAAAACCGTGTTAGCAAACTTAGAAATTCCAGAGGAATTGTACCGACTTTTCACGTCTCAAGATGAAATTGGAGATTTGTTTAGGCAAAACATCCGTGCTTATAACACCAATTTTTCTTTTGCCTCAATGGGTGTGACATTGGATGATACATTGAACAATATGAGAGACGGCGTATATACTTTTCGTGCACATAAAGGAATATATCACAGAATCGACCAATTAGTTCCGAGGGATGGGACTCCTAGGTACTTGCAATTGTATTTTTACGATCCTGATACTGAGTTAGATCACAGACTCCGATGGCCAAATCTTGATCGGCGTATTACTCAGATTTTAACACGCGTTCTTTCTACAAACCCATATGTCGATACATTTAGAAGACTTGCGGAACTAGGACCTCTGGACAACTATAGAGTCACTTTGAATACTTCGGTTGAACTTGACCAAAGGGTGTACAACCGACCAACGACATCGGag GTTGCTGGTATTTGGGTTGAAGGTAATGACAATATCACTTCGTATAAACGAAGTATTGTAGTGTACGGTAGGTCTGAATATAGACAAACTATTCAGCCGTACTTCAGTTGTTACGATCCATTGTCGTATCCTTTATTTTTTCCTAATGGTGAGTCGGGTTGGCATGCTAACATACCACGTCAAGGAGTATCAATCAATGAGGTTCGCAACAATGACAACATCGAAGGAGAAATGGAAG AGGCTAACACACGAAGTGGTAGAACAACCGTGGCTATGCGAGAGTACTACTGTTACAAGTTCCAGATTCGATCTACCGATAATGTGCTTTTGTTCGGTGGTAGGCTGCTACAGCAGTTTGTGGTTGATGTTTACATCAAAATTGAGACGTCACGCTTAGAATTTTGTGAGAGAAACCAGGAAAAAATTCGAGTCGAATTGTACCAAGGTATTGTGGATTGCGTCAATACTGGCGAGGTTCATGCAAACAGAGTCGGGAAAAGAATTGTGTTGCCTGCATCTTTCATCGGGGGGCCTCGCGACATGCGACGTCGGTTTCTAGATGCGATGACGTCAGTTCAAGACGACGGCAAGCCTGATGTATTCCTTACAATGACATGTAATCCTAAGTGGCCTGAGATATGTGATAACTTACATGTTGGTCAAACTGCTACAGATCGTCCAGACCTTGTTTCAAGAGTGTTCCGGGCTAAATTAGAAGATCTTAAGGATCAACTCTTCAAGAAACATGTCCTCGGGGAAGTTAAGTCATACGTCTATGTCATTGAATTTCAAAAGCGGGGTTTGCCGCACGCACATTTTCTCCTAATCATGTACCCGCAACACAAGATCAATAACGCGGACCATTATGATAAGGTTGTGTGTGCTGAAATTCCTAACAAACTAACACATCCCAGATTGCATGAGATGGTTGTCAAGCACATGATTCACGGTCCTTGCGGCAATTTACGATCAAGCAGTCCTTGTATGCAGGGTGATCCTAAAATTTGTCGTTTTCACTATCCTAGACAATTTAACGAACAGACGACACAAGGAGAAGATTCGTATCCGTTGTATCGAAGGAGAGACACCGGGATAGAAGTGGACCTACGAGGACAAACACTTGATAATAGATGGGTGGTCCCATATAACCCAAGGCTTTTGATGATGTTTAACTGCCACATGAATGTTGAAGTTTGCTCAAGTATAAAATCTGTGAAATATCTTTTCAAATATGTTTATAAAGGACATGACAAACAGGTTATTCAAGTCGATCAAAGTGAGCCAGGGGTTGTTATTAATGAGATAAAAAGATTTCAAGATGCACGCTACATATCGCCCCCAGAGGCTATGTGGCGAATTTTTTCCTTCTctctttctcaaatctttcctGCTGTTCTAGCCTTACAACTTCATCTCCCAAATAATCAGATGGTTAGATTTAGAGATGATGACTTGATGCCTAATATTGTTGATAGGGAAAGGGATAAGAGAACCATGCTAACAGCATTTTTTGATCAGAATAGAAACGATGAAACAGCAAGGGTACATttgtataaagattttccaaaacACTATACTTGGAATGGAAGCACACGCCGTTGGAGTCGTCGTTTCGGTAAAAAACAAAGAGGTCGTATCGTTTCAGCTAATCCAGCCGAAGGAGAAAGGTACTACTTACGCCTACTTTTGTCAAATGTCAGAGGGCCTACTTCTTTCGAACATCTTTGCACAGTTAATGGTCAACGGTGTGCGACATTTCGGAAAGCAGCTCTTGAGTTAGGCTTAATAGAAGACGATGAATATCTATCACAATGTCTCGAAGAAGCCTCTACGTTTCAGTTTCCCAATGCTCTTAGAAGGTTATTTGCGACCATAATGATTTTTTGCCAACCTGGAGATATTCGAAAGTTATGGAATGACCACTTTGATTCACTATCTGAAGATCATCGGTTACACTGTCAAAGTATAGAACGAGTTCAAAATATGGTTCTTACCGAAATAAGTGTCTTGGTACAATCCATGGGTAAAAATTTCAATGAATTcgaccttcctaagataactGACGATGTTAACTTACAAGATGCAGGTTATCGTGAGTTACAAGAAGAGTATGGGATTGTTTTGGAACCTGAACACTTGAGTGCCAAACATTCACTTAATCCGGAccaaaaaaatgtgtttgatgAGATCATGATGCATGTTGATAATGATCTTCCAGGCGTGTTCTTTATTGATGGTCCAGGTGGAACTGGAAAAACATTTTTGTACATTGCCTTGCTTGCTGAAATTCGGTCACGTGGTCTTATTGCTCTCGCAACAGCTTCATCAGGTGCAGCGGCTAATAATATGCCAGGAGGTAGAACGGCTCGCTCGAGATTCAAGATTCCTCTTAATCTTGAAAATAATTCAATGTGCAATATTAAAAAACAGAGTGGGGCCGCTAAACTGATTCGCTCTGCCAAAATAATCATATGGGATGAAGCGTCGATGGCTAAACGACAAGCGATAAAGGCAGTCGATCGTACATTCCAAGACATTATAGGTGTTAGTCTCCCATTTGGTGGAAAGATAATGGTTATGGGAGGTGACTTCAGACAGGTGTTGCCGGTTATCAAACGTGGCACTCGAGCACAGATTGTAGACTCCAGCGTACGAATGTCACCTCTTTGGTCTTTGACTAAGAAGATGCGGTTGACCATAAATATGAGAGCGCTGAAAGATCCATGGTTTTCTAAATTTCTTTTAAGAGTCGGCGATGGAACTGAAGAACCAATCGAAGGAAACTATATCCGCATACCCGATGACATGACAATTCAGTGCAACAACAGAGAAAACGCTATAAAAGAATTGATCCATGCCATCTTTCCATCAATTGAAGATAATGTATATTCTTCAGATTATATAATCTCTAGAGCAATATTGTCCACTAAAAATGATAGTGTTGACGAGATTAATAATCAAATGATTGaaatttttcaaggggaggaaaAAGTTTATTACAGTTTTGATGAAGCTGAAGACGATCAGCGCAACTTCTATCCGGTCGAGTTCTTAAATTCGCTAAAT TCGGTCAACATGCCGGAAAAAGAGTTTTTTTGCCAAGAATCCCTCTAA
- the LOC110866432 gene encoding uncharacterized protein LOC110866432: protein MESQRYRQRVGDFKADDRAHEFRSGLAIEKHCALLYSPAIFIEVRKEILKGLLHCYTTGVEEVDGRKVYTVTHLDKRSDVVNEFTVKVDPVEDTTTCSCNLWRRIGYLCRHIFCVYRQTKVDEIPAKYVVSRWGRHVLPKSVFRVEFRYGVDLSPVSLTRNTLVDCFSEAFEAVMGDRAAMEDFVEKIKGWTKEFNDDRRGKRVAEATESQVMADMLGVVVEDEESTPVSCSNTQGVRNKGCGTNKRMIGPGERAVQNRQKPQRLCRTCNRFVTGHDSRNCPEKRKTAEP, encoded by the exons ATGGAGTCCCAACGCTATAGGCAGAGGGTTGGGGACTTCAAGGCGGATGATCGCGCACACGAGTTCAGATCTGGTTTGGCGATAGAGAAGCACTGCGCATTATTGTATTCCCCGGCCATATTCATCGAGGTCCGCAAAGAGATCCTGAAGGGCCTTTTACACTGCTATACTACCGGGGTCGAAGAAGTCGACGGGAGAAAGGTTTATACTGTTACGCATTTGGACAAGCGTTCCGATGTCGTCAATGAATTCACG GTTAAAGTGGACCCAGTCGAGGACACTACAACATGCTCATGTAACCTTTGGCGCCGTATTGGATACCTTTGCAGGCATATATTTTGCGTATACCGGCAAACAAAGGTGGACGAAATCCCGGCTAAGTATGTGGTTAGTCGCTGGGGACGTCACGTGTTGCCGAAGTCGGTTTTCCGTGTAGAATTCAGGTATGGGGTAGACTTGTCTCCGGTTTCGTTGACCAGGAACACCCTAGTGGACTGCTTTTCTGAAGCGTTTGAGGCTGTGATGGGCGACCGGGCAGCGATGGAGGATTTCGTTGAGAAAATCAAAGGCTGGACAAAAGAATTCAATGATGATCGACGTGGTAAAAGAGTCGCCGAGGCAACAGAGTCACAGGTTATGGCTGATATGCTAGGCGTGGTGGTGGAAGATGAGGAGAGCACCCCCGTTTCCTGCTCCAATACTCAAGGCGTACGCAATAAGGGATGCGGGACAAACAAACGCATGATTGGGCCGGGTGAGAGGGCAGTCCAGAACCGCCAAAAGCCCCAGCGATTATGCAGAACATGCAACCGATTTGTAACCGGGCATGACTCCCGCAACTGCCCAGAGAAACGCAAGACTGCAGAACCTTAG
- the LOC110866433 gene encoding uncharacterized protein LOC110866433, with translation MFEDMFGARVETIALQSLEIGSNVARSVVDAWAHVLNGDPKFSIPGMPRRLFCVHTAVVDWMLSLETDPDGGRVSAFECGLKSSLAGRHHLLDLRAFDMVFVTMLEGDHYYLVVFDLEAECIHLVDHLGDRGSGALLRDDDSYIMKSTPFKVVCVACFFS, from the exons ATGTTTGAAGACATGTTTGGGGCACGGGTGGAAACTATAGCCCTTCAATCCCTGGAGATTGGAAGCAATGTAGCCCGGTCAGTAGTCGATGCATGGGCGCACGTCCTCAACGGTGACCCAAAATTTTCAATCCCCGGGATGCCTAGACGCTTGTTTTGCGTCCACACAGCCGTG GTTGACTGGATGTTAAGCTTGGAGACAGACCCTGATGGGGGTCGCGTGTCTGCGTTTGAATGTGGGCTCAAGAGTAGCCTGGCCGGGCGACATCACCTGCTGGACCTGCGAGCGTTCGACATGGTCTTTGTGACAATGCTAGAGGGAGACCACTACTACCTTGTAGTTTTTGATTTGGAGGCCGAGTGCATACACCTCGTTGACCACTTGGGCGACAGGGGGTCTGGGGCATTGTTAAGGGATGACGACAGCTATATCATGAAGTCAACACCGTTTAAAGTGGTATGTGTTGCATGTTTTTTTTCCTAG
- the LOC110866434 gene encoding uncharacterized protein LOC110866434, with protein sequence MEAIGPQVLLGWAVDGPDDCTQQPACNTGVGVRALHYWTKDLLTRRQDYEIANGGFGRGRVKPLSEAPAENGGAEQFYVNCKNPNDDGMGGQASIVDEWLQELAALRSKIEKTLSDRLNLDPDNEDHRRLKRKYLEVLDVLPCLPDEGLETFEEGDMLNRTAGRSSSPPSALAEGVEQAAQDDTNVASDSADEYEECNLNVLIAGIAKTAVEGDGASLRDVSIVCDTFPGTRGAAGGDDADDGADEPDMGNVGAVTACSGGAGYKQAESLEGVNHGEDQLAVDSQGTVSLGDNSQVDASVPVETRVGRSDVESPANVGKSDSGDVTGGPEATPDDGNKETGATVDDGVENAQADVDGSPPAADVLQQQAASLLRPLAVCGLFAPLVGSPRLAAEIENVSEPGTGVAAERTDGVTTEGVQVSVKTGGGETVVNRSSTMELGIGSVGRGRGWTKSSIAARLLIGPPSVSAGCSSGLRAADYVPGVSCEGEQPVGVDGGRSRVGGSSQPSFSLGISQEVACGAGAGEKSPVAGVQTDFGPGPSDDLDVSATISSPVRSPLSFKSWVREGEAPTKVDVASGSQPSFSLGISQSVPCERQPNGKNSSNEAGSGSVRSGGAGGTDGARRRLGADICGWVPIATRGPFDMAEGSKRTGTGGHPKQTEPIKQDQSERFTRSRACVPTLMMSR encoded by the exons ATGGAGGCCATCGGACCCCAAGTGTTGCTGGGTTGGGCCGTTGACGGTCCTGACG ACTGCACGCAGCAGCCAGCGTGCAACACCGGCGTTGGGGTCCGCGCACTTCATTACTGGACAAAAGATCTTTTGACGCGTCGTCAGGACTACGAGATAGCGAACGGAGGGTTCGGGCGTGGACGGGTGAAACCTCTAAGTGAGGCCCCAGCTGAAAACGGTGGAGCTGAACAG TTCTACGTGAATTGTAAAAACCCTAACGATGACGGTATGGGCGGGCAGGCGAGCATTGTGGATGAATGGTTACAAGAGTTAGCTGCTTTAAGGTCCAAAATAGAGAAGACCTTAAGCGATCGGTTGAACCTGGATCCGGACAACGAGGATCATAGGAGGTTGAAGCGGAAATACCTCGAAGTGTTAGACGTGTTGCCATGTCTGCCGGATGAGGGATTAGAGACCTTCGAGGAAGGCGACATGCTGAATAGAACAGCCGGGCGTTCTTCCAGCCCTCCGTCCGCCCTAGCAG AGGGGGTTGAGCAAGCGGCGCAAGACGACACAAATGTTGCTTCTGATTCTGCCGACGAATACGAAGAGTGTAATTTAAATGTGTTGATAGCAGGTATCGCCAAAACCGCAGTAGAGGGGGACGGCGCGAGCCTGAGAGATGTAAGCATAGTCTGTGACACCTTTCCAG GGACGCGTGGCGCTGCGGGTGGAGACGATGCCGACGATGGCGCCGATGAACCAGATATGGGCAATGTTGGGGCTGTTACCGCATGTAGTGGCGGTGCTGGGTACAAGCAGGCTGAAAGTTTGGAGGGGGTGAATCACGGGGAAGACCAGTTGGCGGTTGACAGCCAGGGTACAGTGAGCTTGGGGGATAACAGTCAAGTCGATGCTAGCGTGCCGGTCGAAACGAGAGTGGGGCGCTCGGATGTTGAGAGCCCGGCGAATGTTGGCAAGTCAG ACTCGGGTGACGTTACGGGCGGTCCTGAAGCCACGCCCGATGATGGGAACAAAGAAACGGGCGCAACCGTCGACGACGGTGTTGAAAATGCACAGGCGGATGTTGATGGGAGCCCACCTGCCGCCGACGTTTTGCAGCAGCAGGCTGCCTCATTGCTTCGGCCCCTGGCTGTATGCGGGCTGTTTGCTCCGTTGGTTGGATCACCCAGGCTCGCAGCCGAAATTGAAAATGTTTCAGAACCTGGAACAG GGGTGGCCGCTGAACGGACTGATGGCGTGACAACGGAAGGGGTGCAAGTGAGCGTTAAGACTGGCGGAGGTGAGACGGTTGTTAATCGCAGTTCGACGATGGAACTGGGGATTGGGTCTGTTGGGCGGGGGCGAGGCTGGACCAAGTCATCAATTGCCGCGAGGCTTCTTATCGGGCCCCCGTCTGTCAGCGCAGGCTGTTCCTCGGGCTTGCGTGCAGCAGACTACGTGCCCGGGGTATCTTGCGAGGGGGAACAGCCCGTGG GTGTTGACGGTGGCAGAAGCCGGGTGGGGGGCAGTAGCCAGCCGAGTTTTAGCTTGGGGATCTCGCAGGAAGTAGCGTGTGGCGCGGGAGCAGGCGAAAAATCACCTG TAGCAGGTGTCCAGACTGACTTCGGACCCGGGCCTTCGGATGATCTGGACGTGTCGGCCACCATATCTAGCCCTGTCAGAAGCCCTCTAAGCTTCAAGTCATGGGTGCGCGAAGGTGAGGCCCCTACGAAGGTTGATGTTGCGTCGGGTAGCCAACCTAGTTTCAGTCTGGGGATATCGCAGAGTGTGCCTTGTGAGCGGCAGCCAAACGGGAAAAACTCGA GTAATGAGGCCGGATCGGGTTCCGTACGTAGTGGTGGTGCGGGCGGCACCGACGGTGCAAGAAGACGTTTAGGAGCTGATATCTGCGGCTGGGTCCCTATTGCAACCCGGGGCCCGTTCGACATGGCAGAGGGCAGTAAGCGCACGGGGACTGGGGGGCACCCGAAGCAAACGGAGCCTATCAAGCAAGACCAATCAGAGCGTTTCACGAGAAGCCGCGCTTGCGTTCCAACCCTAATGATGTCGAGATAG